DNA from Mycolicibacterium alvei:
TCAACCGCGGGGCATTCGACATGCACACCGCCACGATGCTCGGGTCGCACAGCCGCCACGACGACCAGTACCTGGTGGTCGTGGCCGTGGGCATCGACGACATGGCGCTGCTCGGCGACATGGACGGCAACCACAGCACGTTGCACGCCCGCATCGCCGTCGCACAGGCGATCCGCGAGACCGTGCGCCACAAGGTTCCGCTGGCCCACGTGTCCGACAGCGAGTTCCTGATCGCCGACGTGTTCAAGACCAACGATCCCTCACCGCTGGTCAACCGGATCCGGATGGCCCTGACCACCACGCCCATGCGCCTCACGGCCAGCATCGGCACGGCCTGCAGCCAGTTGCGTCCGCTGACCGAACTGCCCACCCCGCAGGTCGTCGACGCCCTGGTGGCGCTGGCCGGCACCGCGATGAACCAGTCGAAGGCACAGGGCGGAAACCGCGCCACCTACGCCCACTTCCCCACCCCGACGATGGACCCCGACGCTTAGGAGTGAGCCACGCTCGTCCATAGGCTCAGCGCGTCAGCACCGCGATGCACTCCACGTGGTGGGTGAGCGGGAAGGAATCGAACACCCGCAATTCCTCCACGGCGTAACCGTGCCGCAGATACAGTCCCACGTCACGGGCGAATGACGCAGCCTCACAACCGATGTGGATGATCCGCGGCACCTCGGTGGCAGCCAGCGCATCGATCACCTCGCGGCCGGCACCCGTGCGCGGCGGATCGAGCACCACGACGTCGGCGCGTCCCGACTGCGCGGACAGTGCCCGCCGCACCGAATCGGTGACCACCGAGACCCAGGGCAGGTCGGCCAGTGCGCTGCGCGCCGCGCGTGCTGCTCCGCGGGATGTGTCGACGGTGAGCACCTGTCCGTCCGGGCCTACTTGTTCGGCCAGGGCGGCGGCGAAAACCCCGGCGCCGCCGTACAGGTCCCATGCCGTCATGCCCGGCTGCAGCCCGGACCATTCGGCCACCAGCCCGCTGTAGAGGGCCGCCGCGTCGCGGTGGGCCTGCCAGAACGCCGTCACCGGCAGCATCCACGACCGCCCGCCGATGCGCTGCACAGCCTCGTACTCGCCCTCGACGACGCGCGTGGCATTCTTGCGCCCACCCTTGCGATCGTTCTTCGGGCCGGACTGCACGACGTGTCTGCGGCCGTCGGAATCCAGCACCACATGCACATGGGCCCCCGGTGTCCACCGCATCCCGGCCAATCCGTCGGTCAGTTCCGCGGGTAGTTGTCCGCAGCTCAGATCGGTGACCAACTCGGCGCTGTGGTAGCGGTGGAATCCGGCCCGGCCGTCGGACGAGGTGTCCAGCCGCACCCGCGTACGCCAGCCGCGCACCTCACCGGCACCGACCGCTTCGGCCACCGCAGTCTGCTCATCGCGCCACGTGTATCCGCCCAGCCGGGCCAATTGGTTGGCCACCACCGAGCCCTTGAGCCGCCGTGCCGCGACCGGCTCGGCGAATGCCAGATCGCAACACCCGGCACCGTCGACGCCGGAGATCGGGCACAGCGGGTCGATACGGTCCGGGGAAGCCTCGATGACCTCGACAACCTCGGCGTGCCAATACGATCCGCGTTCGTCGAGCACCTTGACCCGTACCGTCTCGCCGGGCAGGGCATAGCGGACGAACACCACCCGGCCGTCGTGGCGGGCCACGCAACTGCCGCCGTTGGCCGCCGCACCCGTGGTCAGCGTCAGGTCAGTCACTCCAGGAACCCCCGCCGCGCGTCACCCGGTGTGGCACGAGGCTGCAGCGACTTCAGCCGCTCCGACGAACTCAGTTGCCACGGAACCGATGTCACCATCACGTTGGGTATGAACAGCAGCCGGCCTTTCAGCCGCAGCGCACTCTGATTGTGCAGCACCTGTTCCCACCAGCGGCCCACCACGTATTCGGGGATGAACACCGTCACCACCGTGCGCGGAGATTCCTTGGTTACCCGTTTGACGTAATCGAGTACCGGCCGGGTGATTTCGCGGTAAGGCGAGGCGATCACCTTCAACGGCACGCTGATGTCACTGTCCTCCCACTGGTGCACCAGGGCGCGGGTCTCGGCGTCGTCGACACTGACCGTGATCGCCTCCAGCAGGTCCGGCCTGGTGGCACGGGCGTAGGCCAGCGCCCGTTTGGTCGGCAGATGCAGCTTCGAAACCAGGATCACGGCGTGATTGCGGCTCGGCAGGACGATGTCGCCCGCTTCCTCGTCCTCCTTGTCGAGCTCACGGGCCACGGTGTCGTAGTGCCTGCGGATGAGCTTCATGATCACGAAAAGCGCGCCCATCGCCAGGATCGCGATCCACGCACCGGCGACGAATTTGGTCACCACCACGACCACCAGCACCGTTCCGGTGGCGGTCAGACCGATCGCGTTGATGACGCGCGAGCGCATCATCTTCCGCCGCACCATCGGGTCCGTTTCGGTACGCAACAACCGCGTCCAGTGGCGCACCATGCCGATCTGGCTGAGCGTGAACGATACGAACACCCCGACGATGTAGAGCTGGATCAGCGCGGTCACCTCGGCGCGGAACGCCACCACGAAAGCGATCGCGGCGAAGGCCAGGAACAGGATGCCGTTGGAGAACGCCAGCCGGTCGCCCCGGGTGTGCAGCTGCCGTGGCAGGTAACGGTCCTGGGCCAGGATGGACCCGAGTACCGGGAACCCGTTGAACGCCGTGTTGGCGGCCAACATCAGGATCAGCGCAGTCACCCCGGCGATCAGGAACAGGCCCACCGGAAAGTTGTGGAACACCGCATCGGCGAGCTGGGCGATCAGCGTCTTCTGGTCATAATCCGGGGGTGCCCCGATCAGCTGCTCGTGCGGGCGTTCGGCGATCTTCACCCCGGTGGCCTTGGCCAGCACGATGATGCCCATCAGCAGGCTCACCGAGATCACCCCGAGCAGCAGCAGGGTCGTTGCCGCGTTACGCGACTTCGGCTTCCGGAATGCGGGTACGCCGTTGCTGATCGCCTCGACACCGGTCAACGCGGCCGAGCCCGAGGAGAACGCCCGGGCCACCAGGAACACCAGCGCGAAACCGAGCACCTCCCCGTGTTCGGGATGCATCTCGAAACCGGCGGACTCCGCCCGAAGTGGGTGGCCCAGAACGTAGATCTGGAACAGACCCCACCCCAGCATGATGTACATGCCGATCATGAAGGCGTACGTGGGGATGGCGAACGCCGTGCCCGACTCCCGCAGCCCGCGCAGATTCATCGAGGCCAGCAGCAGGATCGCCACCACCGCGAACAGCACCTTGTGCTGACCAACGAACGGCACGGCAGAACCGATGTTGGACATCGCCGAGGACATCGACACTGCAACGGTCAGCACGTAATCCACCATCAACGCGCTCGCCACGGTCAGCCCCGCCGTCGGCCCGAGGTTCGTGGTGACGACTTCGTAGTCACCGCCGCCGGAGGGATACGCGTGCACGTTCTGCCGGTAGCTGGCGATCACGATCAGCATGACGCCGGCCACCGCCAGGCCGATCCAGGGTGTCAGCGAGTACGCCGTGAGCCCCGCCACCGAGAGCACCAGAAAGACCTCTTCCGGGGCGTAGGCCACCGACGACAACGCGTCGGAGGCGAACACCGGAAGAGCGATCCGTTTGGGCAGCAGGGTGTGAGACAGCTTGTCACTGCGGAACGGCCGCCCGAGGACCAGACGGCGCGCCGCCGTCGAAAGCTTGGACACGAGAGCCAAGACTAAGCCCGAAGGGGAATAGTCGTGACAAAGCTGTAGCGTTCGAGTCCAACGGATAATCGCAACAGCGCTCCGCTGCCACCGGAAAGGACCGTCGGGTGCGTGTAGTCGTCATGGGGTGCGGCCGGGTCGGCGCATCCCTCGCAGACAGCCTGGCCCACATCGGCCACGAGGTCGCGGTCATCGACCGCGACAGCACCGCGTTCCACCGGCTCTCGCCCGACTTCGCCGGTGAACGTGTGCTGGGCATGGGCTTCGATCGCGATGTGCTGCTGCGTGCCGGCATCGAGGAGGCCGGTGCGTTCGCCGCGGTGTCCTCCGGTGACAACTCCAACATCATCTCGGCCCGGGTGGCCCGCGAGACATTCGGCGTCGAGCGCGTGGTCGCGCGTATCTACGACGCCAAGCGCGCCGCGGTCTACGAGCGGCTGGGCATCCCGACCGTGGCCACTGTGCCGTGGACCACCGATCGTCTGCTCAACGTGCTGACCAAGGAAACCGAGACCACCAAGTGGCGGGATCCGTCCGGGAACGTGGGCGTGGCCGAACTTCCGCTGCACCAGGATTGGGCCGGGCACCTGGTCACCGACCTGGAAGCGGCCACCGGCGGCCGGGTGGCGTTCATGATCCGGTTCGGCAGCGGCTACCTGCCCGAGCCCAAGACCGTGATCCAAGCCGGCGATCAGGTGTACATCGCGGCGGTATCAGGTCACATCGCCGAGGCGTTGGCGATCGCGGCACTGCCACCGAGTGACGACCTGGAGTCCCACTGATGAAAGTTGCGATCGCCGGGGCCGGCGCCGTGGGCCGCTCCATAGCCCGCGAATTGCTCGAGAACAACCACGATGTGACGCTGCTGGAGCGCAACCCCGGCCACATCGACGCCGACGCCATTCCGGCCGCACACTGGCGGCTGGGCGATGCCTGTGAGCTCAGCGTGATGGAGTCGATCAAGCTCGAAGAATTCGATGTGGTGATCGCGGCGACCGGTGACGACAAGGTCAACGTCGTGGTCAGCCTGCTGGCCAAGACCGAATTCACGGTTCCACGCGTGGTGGCCCGCGTCAACGATCCCCGCAACGAGTGGCTGTTCGACGAGAACTGGGGTGTGGATGTGGCGGTGTCGACGCCGCGCATGCTGGCCTCGCTCGTCGAGGAGGCCGTCGCGGTCGGCGATCTGGTGCGCCTGATGGAGTTCCGCAAGGGACAGGCCAACCTGGTCGAGATCACCCTGCCCGACGACACCCCGTGGGGCGGCAAGCCCGTCAAGCGGCTCGAGCTGCCCCGGGACACCGCACTGGTGACGATCCTGCGCGGAGCCAGGGTGATCGTGCCCGAATCCGATGACCCGCTTGAGGGTGGAGACGAATTGTTGTTCGTCGCCGTCACCGAGTCCGAGGACGAACTGCGCGAGCTGCTGCTGCGCCCGGCGCCACGCTGATGACGGCTCAGTGCGCCGCGGCCGCATCCTGAGCGTGCATCGCGCGTTGTGCAGAGCGGATGGCCAGATAGGTCACCAAGGCGGCCACGGCCGACAACGGGTACCCCATGGCGATGCGGGCGACGCCGAGCCAGCCGGTCTCGTCGGCGTCGTAGAGATACTTCTGGACGACGAACTTGGACGCGAACACCGCTACCCAGGTGAGCGTGGCGACATCGAAGGCCAGCACCGCCCGGCGCACGCTGCGCCAGTCGCGGTCGTGTGAATTCACCCAACCCCAGACGTAGCCGACCACCGGACGCCGGATGATCACCGATACCCCGAACAGCACGGCGTACACCAGTGAGCTCCAGATACCAAGCAGGAAATAGCCTTTCGACTCGCCCATCAGATAGGCGATCAGGGCACTGACACCCACGGCGAAGAATCCCGACACCGCGGGCTGAACGGATTCACGGCGGATCAACCGCCAGATCAGGATCAGGGTCGCGACGCCGAGTGCGGCGGAGATCGCCGGCATCAGCCCGAACGTCGTGGACACCGGGACGAAGACCACCACCGGCAGCGACGAATAGATCAGGCCGCTGACGCCGCCCATCTGGTCCAGCACTGCACGTCCGCCACCATGGGAAGGGGGCGGCGCCGGATCACTGTCGGGCTGCGCGGGCGCGTTGTTGTCGGCCTGACTCACTTCTGAATTTCGTACCGGGGGTTGTAAATCGCTTTGGCGCCGTTCTCCAACTTGCCCACCCGGCCGTGCACCCTCAGCGTGCACCCGGATTCGATACCCGGAATACGGCGCTGCCCCAGCCACACCAACAACACCGTGTCCGTACCGTCGAACAACTCGGCTTTGATGCCGCCGGAACACCCCTTGCCGTTACATTCCACGCTGCGCAGGGTGCCCACCATCGTCACTTCTTGGCCGCGCCGGGCGTCGATCGCCTTCAGGGCGCCGGTATTGGCGGCGTCATCGCTGAGCTCTTCTACATCAAGCTGTTCGGGGTCTTCTGTCAGGCGTCGCGTAAGTCGGCGCAGATACCCTTCGGCCGTAGCCATGGCCTCTCCTGACCTTCTGCGGATCCACTGTGAATCCGCCCAACCAACGCCACCGTAGACCTCTTGTTCACCGAATGCCACGTGGGGTGCGGGTCGGCACGCCGACGATTTGACGGGGCAGGCACGATCGTGTGATGAGCGTCATTCTGCGCGGCGTCCCAACCGTTCTCCTGCCCGGCACCGGGTCCGACGACAACTACGTCTACCGGGCTTTTTCCGAAGCCTTGCATGATGCAGGCGCGCTGGTGGTGACGCCGGCACCGACCCCGGACCGGCTCATCGAGGGCTATCTGCAGGCACTGGACGACGCCGCCCGGTCGGGCCCCATCGCGGTCGGCGGGGTGTCCATCGGCGCCGTCGTCGCAGCACGGTGGGCGTTGGACCATCCCGGCCGGGCCGTGGCGGTACTGGCCGCCCTGCCGCCCTGGACGGGCAGCTCCCAGCATGCTCCCGCCGCGCTGTTGGCCCGCCAGTCGGCGGATCTGCTGCGCCGGGACGGACTGGCGGCCACGGTGGCGCAGATGCGGGCCTCCAGCCCGCCGTGGCTGGCCGACGAACTGGCCCGTTCCTGGGTGTGCCAGTGGCCCACCCTGCCCGACGCGATGGAGGAAGCGGCCGGGTACCGCGCACCCGGCAGCGACGAACTCGAACAACTTCGGGTGCCGATGGGCGTCGCGGTGGCAACCGACGATCCCGTGCATCCGGCCGAGGTCGGCTACGAGTGGGTGGCGGCCGCACCGCAGGCCGCACTGCGCTCGGTCACGCTCGAACAGATGGGGCGCGACACCGGCGTCCTGGGGGCGGCATGCGTGGCAGCGCTGCAGGAGGCCGCCAGCGATACGGTCGCGACCTGAGGTACCGCTGGCCTTAGCCCCCGGTGATGGTGCGCAGCTGCTGCATCGCCGAACCCTGCACACTGCGCCGTGCCACCGGCTCGGCCGGCGGCTGGTCCTGCGGCTGGTCCGGTGCCGCGGCGGCGACCTGCTGGGCAGCCTGCTGCATCGCGGCCTGTTGCGCCGCGGCGCGAAGTTGGGCGGCCATCGGCTCGGGTAACTCCACCTGCAGCGGTGTGCGCACCGGCAGCGGAGTCTCCCCGCGACGAATCACGGTGTCGGCCAGTGCGGTCCGCGCCTCGTCGGCCAGCGCATCGATGGTTTCCGGAGCGCCATTGACCACACACCGCACCATCCAGCGGTAGCCGTCGATACCGATGAAGCGCACCACGCCGCCATTACCCGCGCCGACCACCTCGCGACCCCACGGTCCGTCCTGGATGGCCACCGAGCTGGCGTCCTTGCGCAGCGAATCGGCGAGCTCACCGGCCACCTCACGCCACAGGCCCGCACTCTTGGGCGCGGCGTAGGCGGCGACGGTGAACCGCCCGTTGGGGGTCACCACCCACACTGCGCTCGGGGCCCCGGCCTCGTTGAGCTCAACCTGCACCTGGCCGCCGTCGGGCATCGGAATCAACACCGAGCCGAGGTCGAGCCGACCCTGCACCGCGACGGCGGGGTCGTCGAAGTCCTCGACGTCGAACGGGCCCCGGTCGTCGGCAGCCGCATCTACCGGCGCCGACTGCTCAACCCGCTCGTCGTCGTTCTGGCCAGCCGTGTCATCAGCTGCATCGTTCTTGCGTTTTCCGAATGCCATCACAAACTCGCATGTCCGCCGGAGGAACCGTGGCCGCCATCGCCACGGGAGGTGTCAGCCAGGCCTGCCTCGTCGAACGAGGTCACCTCAACCAACTCGGGCAGTTCTACCCGCTGAACCAACAGCTGGGCAATCCGGTCACCCCGATTGACCACGATCGGCGTGTCGGGATCGAGGTTGATCAGCGAAATCTTGATCTCGCCGCGGTAGCCGGCGTCGACGGTGCCCGGACTGTTGACGATCGAAAGGCCCACGCGTGCAGCCAAACCCGAGCGCGGGTGGATCAGGCCCACCATTCCGTGCGGGATGGCCACGGCGAGACCGGTGGGCACGAGCTCGCGCTGCCCGGGGGCCAGCTCGACATCGCGCGCGCTGTAGAGGTCTACACCCGCGTCACCATCGTGCGCCCGGGTAGGCATCGGTAGTTCGCGGTCCAATCGGACGACCGCCAGAGAGGTGGACACGACGTCACAGATTACTCTGAGCCCCGTGTCAGACACGCGCGCAACCGCCCAAAACGTTCACTACCGCGAACGTTTGTGGGTCCCGTGGTGGTGGTCGCTGCCCGCTGCGGTGCTGGCAGGGGTGATCGCATTCGAGATCGGCCTGGCCGCCCCGGCCATTCCGGCATGGTTGCCCTACGTGCTGCTCTTCGGCGTGGCGGCGGCCGTGCTGATGTGGTTCAGCAAGACCGAATTGAAGGTGACACGCGACAGCGGGGGCGACACCGAGTTGTGGATCGGTGAGGCCCACCTGCCGACAAGCGTGATCTCGCGTACCGCGGAGGTTCCGAGGTCAGCGAAAACGGCCGCACTGGGTCGCCAGCTCGATCCCGCGGCCTATGTCGTGCACCGGGCCTGGGTGGGCCCGATGATCCTGGTGGTGCTCGAAGATCCGGAAGACCCCACCCCGTACTGGTTGATCAGTTCGCGGCATCCGGATCGTGTCCTGGCTGCGCTCCGCGGCTGAGCCGCGAATCCAGCTCAGGCGGCTGAGCCGCGAATCCAGCTCAGGCG
Protein-coding regions in this window:
- a CDS encoding class I SAM-dependent RNA methyltransferase is translated as MTDLTLTTGAAANGGSCVARHDGRVVFVRYALPGETVRVKVLDERGSYWHAEVVEVIEASPDRIDPLCPISGVDGAGCCDLAFAEPVAARRLKGSVVANQLARLGGYTWRDEQTAVAEAVGAGEVRGWRTRVRLDTSSDGRAGFHRYHSAELVTDLSCGQLPAELTDGLAGMRWTPGAHVHVVLDSDGRRHVVQSGPKNDRKGGRKNATRVVEGEYEAVQRIGGRSWMLPVTAFWQAHRDAAALYSGLVAEWSGLQPGMTAWDLYGGAGVFAAALAEQVGPDGQVLTVDTSRGAARAARSALADLPWVSVVTDSVRRALSAQSGRADVVVLDPPRTGAGREVIDALAATEVPRIIHIGCEAASFARDVGLYLRHGYAVEELRVFDSFPLTHHVECIAVLTR
- a CDS encoding APC family permease, with the protein product MALVSKLSTAARRLVLGRPFRSDKLSHTLLPKRIALPVFASDALSSVAYAPEEVFLVLSVAGLTAYSLTPWIGLAVAGVMLIVIASYRQNVHAYPSGGGDYEVVTTNLGPTAGLTVASALMVDYVLTVAVSMSSAMSNIGSAVPFVGQHKVLFAVVAILLLASMNLRGLRESGTAFAIPTYAFMIGMYIMLGWGLFQIYVLGHPLRAESAGFEMHPEHGEVLGFALVFLVARAFSSGSAALTGVEAISNGVPAFRKPKSRNAATTLLLLGVISVSLLMGIIVLAKATGVKIAERPHEQLIGAPPDYDQKTLIAQLADAVFHNFPVGLFLIAGVTALILMLAANTAFNGFPVLGSILAQDRYLPRQLHTRGDRLAFSNGILFLAFAAIAFVVAFRAEVTALIQLYIVGVFVSFTLSQIGMVRHWTRLLRTETDPMVRRKMMRSRVINAIGLTATGTVLVVVVVTKFVAGAWIAILAMGALFVIMKLIRRHYDTVARELDKEDEEAGDIVLPSRNHAVILVSKLHLPTKRALAYARATRPDLLEAITVSVDDAETRALVHQWEDSDISVPLKVIASPYREITRPVLDYVKRVTKESPRTVVTVFIPEYVVGRWWEQVLHNQSALRLKGRLLFIPNVMVTSVPWQLSSSERLKSLQPRATPGDARRGFLE
- a CDS encoding potassium channel family protein produces the protein MRVVVMGCGRVGASLADSLAHIGHEVAVIDRDSTAFHRLSPDFAGERVLGMGFDRDVLLRAGIEEAGAFAAVSSGDNSNIISARVARETFGVERVVARIYDAKRAAVYERLGIPTVATVPWTTDRLLNVLTKETETTKWRDPSGNVGVAELPLHQDWAGHLVTDLEAATGGRVAFMIRFGSGYLPEPKTVIQAGDQVYIAAVSGHIAEALAIAALPPSDDLESH
- a CDS encoding potassium channel family protein; this translates as MKVAIAGAGAVGRSIARELLENNHDVTLLERNPGHIDADAIPAAHWRLGDACELSVMESIKLEEFDVVIAATGDDKVNVVVSLLAKTEFTVPRVVARVNDPRNEWLFDENWGVDVAVSTPRMLASLVEEAVAVGDLVRLMEFRKGQANLVEITLPDDTPWGGKPVKRLELPRDTALVTILRGARVIVPESDDPLEGGDELLFVAVTESEDELRELLLRPAPR
- a CDS encoding DUF3159 domain-containing protein, producing the protein MSQADNNAPAQPDSDPAPPPSHGGGRAVLDQMGGVSGLIYSSLPVVVFVPVSTTFGLMPAISAALGVATLILIWRLIRRESVQPAVSGFFAVGVSALIAYLMGESKGYFLLGIWSSLVYAVLFGVSVIIRRPVVGYVWGWVNSHDRDWRSVRRAVLAFDVATLTWVAVFASKFVVQKYLYDADETGWLGVARIAMGYPLSAVAALVTYLAIRSAQRAMHAQDAAAAH
- a CDS encoding OB-fold nucleic acid binding domain-containing protein, whose translation is MATAEGYLRRLTRRLTEDPEQLDVEELSDDAANTGALKAIDARRGQEVTMVGTLRSVECNGKGCSGGIKAELFDGTDTVLLVWLGQRRIPGIESGCTLRVHGRVGKLENGAKAIYNPRYEIQK
- a CDS encoding alpha/beta fold hydrolase, with product MSVILRGVPTVLLPGTGSDDNYVYRAFSEALHDAGALVVTPAPTPDRLIEGYLQALDDAARSGPIAVGGVSIGAVVAARWALDHPGRAVAVLAALPPWTGSSQHAPAALLARQSADLLRRDGLAATVAQMRASSPPWLADELARSWVCQWPTLPDAMEEAAGYRAPGSDELEQLRVPMGVAVATDDPVHPAEVGYEWVAAAPQAALRSVTLEQMGRDTGVLGAACVAALQEAASDTVAT
- a CDS encoding DUF3710 domain-containing protein, coding for MAFGKRKNDAADDTAGQNDDERVEQSAPVDAAADDRGPFDVEDFDDPAVAVQGRLDLGSVLIPMPDGGQVQVELNEAGAPSAVWVVTPNGRFTVAAYAAPKSAGLWREVAGELADSLRKDASSVAIQDGPWGREVVGAGNGGVVRFIGIDGYRWMVRCVVNGAPETIDALADEARTALADTVIRRGETPLPVRTPLQVELPEPMAAQLRAAAQQAAMQQAAQQVAAAAPDQPQDQPPAEPVARRSVQGSAMQQLRTITGG
- the dut gene encoding dUTP diphosphatase, which translates into the protein MSTSLAVVRLDRELPMPTRAHDGDAGVDLYSARDVELAPGQRELVPTGLAVAIPHGMVGLIHPRSGLAARVGLSIVNSPGTVDAGYRGEIKISLINLDPDTPIVVNRGDRIAQLLVQRVELPELVEVTSFDEAGLADTSRGDGGHGSSGGHASL
- a CDS encoding DUF3093 domain-containing protein translates to MSDTRATAQNVHYRERLWVPWWWSLPAAVLAGVIAFEIGLAAPAIPAWLPYVLLFGVAAAVLMWFSKTELKVTRDSGGDTELWIGEAHLPTSVISRTAEVPRSAKTAALGRQLDPAAYVVHRAWVGPMILVVLEDPEDPTPYWLISSRHPDRVLAALRG